In Hydrogenovibrio thermophilus, the following are encoded in one genomic region:
- a CDS encoding DUF2065 domain-containing protein has protein sequence MFEALLSAIALVFVIEGLLPFVFPRVWRSTMAELIQLDDKKLRWMGLISISIGMILLFIFT, from the coding sequence ATGTTTGAGGCACTGCTCAGCGCGATAGCGCTGGTATTCGTCATTGAAGGGCTATTACCGTTTGTGTTTCCCCGTGTTTGGCGAAGCACGATGGCGGAGTTGATACAGCTGGATGACAAGAAGCTAAGGTGGATGGGCTTGATCAGCATTTCCATCGGCATGATTTTATTATTTATTTTTACGTAA
- the hflK gene encoding FtsH protease activity modulator HflK yields MAWNEPGKPGQDPWGNSGNNNRPNNSRKPNGSNQDPDLKEALKKAQEFLGGTGDKFGGAKGTGLIVIVLIALWLLSGIYTVDSPERGVVKRFGAYTHETTAGLHWHLPWPIETVTLVNVDRIRTAEIGYRSDSRNRNGSVPSEALMLTKDENIVDIRIAVQYKVSDAKKYLFDVAAPDITMRDLTESALREIVGRNTMDFVLTEGRDEVVSKVRALTQENLDAYNTGLVITSLNLQDAQPPEQVQSAFADVVKAREDRERLINEAEAYSNDILPKARGQAARQIEEARAYHDEVIARATGQASRFESIMAEYKKAPRVTRERLYLDAITNVFSSTSKVFVAADSGTNLLYLPLDKMMSGQGNNVPFKVPDDVSSQSGTGSSSSSNSGSASNRNPSQNNIRDYLRTRELR; encoded by the coding sequence ATGGCGTGGAATGAGCCGGGAAAACCTGGACAAGACCCATGGGGCAACTCGGGGAACAACAACCGTCCTAATAATTCAAGAAAACCGAATGGATCGAACCAGGATCCGGACTTGAAGGAAGCCTTAAAAAAAGCCCAGGAATTTTTAGGCGGCACGGGCGATAAGTTCGGTGGCGCCAAAGGAACCGGTTTGATTGTCATCGTATTGATTGCGCTTTGGTTATTGAGCGGCATCTATACGGTCGACTCTCCTGAAAGAGGGGTGGTCAAACGTTTTGGGGCCTACACTCATGAAACCACGGCCGGTCTGCACTGGCACTTGCCTTGGCCGATCGAAACCGTCACCTTGGTGAATGTGGATCGTATTCGTACGGCTGAAATCGGTTACCGTTCCGACAGCCGCAACCGCAACGGCAGTGTGCCGTCCGAAGCCTTGATGCTGACCAAAGACGAGAACATCGTCGACATTCGTATCGCCGTTCAGTACAAAGTCAGTGACGCGAAAAAATATCTGTTCGACGTCGCCGCACCGGATATCACCATGCGTGATTTGACCGAGAGTGCGCTGAGAGAAATTGTCGGCCGAAATACCATGGACTTCGTATTGACCGAAGGGCGGGATGAAGTGGTGTCCAAAGTACGCGCGTTAACGCAGGAAAACCTGGATGCCTACAACACCGGCTTAGTGATTACCTCCTTGAACTTGCAGGATGCCCAACCACCTGAACAGGTTCAGTCCGCGTTCGCGGATGTGGTCAAGGCGCGAGAAGACAGAGAGCGTTTGATCAACGAAGCGGAAGCTTATTCAAATGACATTTTGCCGAAAGCGCGTGGTCAAGCCGCTCGTCAAATCGAAGAAGCCCGTGCTTATCATGATGAAGTCATCGCACGTGCTACCGGTCAGGCCAGCCGTTTCGAAAGCATTATGGCGGAATACAAAAAAGCGCCACGCGTGACGCGTGAGCGTTTGTATCTGGATGCCATCACTAACGTGTTCAGTTCGACTTCGAAAGTCTTCGTCGCGGCCGACAGTGGCACCAATTTATTGTACCTACCGTTGGATAAGATGATGTCCGGCCAAGGCAATAATGTACCGTTCAAAGTACCGGACGATGTGTCGTCTCAATCGGGCACTGGTTCGTCCAGTAGCAGCAACAGCGGTTCGGCTTCTAACCGGAACCCGTCGCAAAACAACATTCGTGACTACTTGAGAACAAGGGAGCTTCGCTAA
- the hflC gene encoding protease modulator HflC yields the protein MKSVITIFIAAVLFIGSNALFTVQQGQTALVFRFGEIVDDNLKPGLHFKTPFVNNVRLFDARLQTLDAEPERYLTSEKKNLLVDSFVEWRISDAKKFYTAMNGDIRLANLRLAQIIKDGLRAEFGSRTVQEVISQDRRVIVKEIQANTGESVSNFGIDIVDVKIKRVDLPQDVSDSVYQRMEAERNRVAKDLRSQGSEAAERIRADADRQRTIILADAYRDAEKVRGEGDGTAADIYAKAYSKDPDFYAFYQSLNAYQQSFNNKMDMMVVDPKSDFFKFFNQQK from the coding sequence ATGAAATCCGTTATTACTATTTTTATCGCGGCTGTCCTGTTTATTGGCAGTAATGCCTTGTTTACCGTCCAGCAAGGTCAAACCGCACTGGTTTTCCGTTTCGGTGAAATCGTCGATGATAACTTGAAGCCTGGGTTGCATTTCAAAACACCTTTCGTCAACAACGTGCGTTTGTTTGACGCCCGTTTGCAGACATTGGATGCTGAGCCGGAGCGTTACTTGACGAGTGAAAAGAAAAACCTATTGGTGGATTCGTTTGTTGAGTGGCGTATCAGTGATGCCAAGAAGTTCTATACTGCCATGAACGGTGATATCCGTTTGGCGAATTTGCGTTTGGCGCAAATCATCAAAGATGGCTTGCGTGCCGAATTCGGGAGCCGTACCGTTCAGGAAGTGATTTCTCAGGACCGTCGCGTGATTGTGAAAGAAATCCAAGCGAACACAGGTGAATCGGTCAGTAACTTTGGTATCGACATTGTTGACGTTAAGATCAAACGGGTCGACTTGCCGCAAGACGTCAGTGATTCGGTGTATCAACGTATGGAAGCCGAACGTAACCGTGTGGCGAAAGACTTGCGTTCGCAAGGTTCTGAAGCGGCCGAGCGTATTCGAGCCGATGCCGATCGTCAAAGAACGATTATTTTGGCGGATGCTTACCGTGATGCCGAAAAAGTGCGCGGTGAAGGGGATGGAACTGCCGCCGATATTTATGCCAAAGCTTATTCCAAGGATCCGGATTTCTACGCATTCTATCAAAGCCTGAATGCCTATCAGCAGTCCTTCAACAATAAGATGGACATGATGGTGGTGGATCCGAAGTCCGATTTCTTCAAATTCTTCAACCAGCAGAAATAA
- a CDS encoding ATP phosphoribosyltransferase regulatory subunit, which yields MQQNIWFTPDGLEDLLPDEAKKLEYYRRQLLDGFELSGYDLVLPPIAEFTDSLLTGKGRHLAVDTCRFTDQESGKMMGVRADMTPQVARIATNRIKQKGIQRLCYVGEVLKTRNNRAKGSRSPIEVGAELFGHSGVESDIEVIELMVSSLNGIGLNDLTLSLGHVSVVDTLMNQVGLSASQQETMVDILLRKSIPEYDDFVASLSLSPALTDAFNALLSMCGSAEDVMAKMDVLADVSEDMATHLTHFKAVLAHFTAFGNLTIHVDLADIRGYQYHTGMIFSCYAAGRKMYQLARGGRYDGIGSEFGVDKPATGFSLDLRGVLDLLDQPKSMKKDVVYAPNAYDADLLAEIDGLKAKHTIVKRFYDFSELPSGASYLAQTSGTWTISVK from the coding sequence ATGCAACAAAATATTTGGTTTACGCCGGATGGGCTCGAAGATTTATTGCCGGACGAGGCAAAAAAGCTCGAGTACTATCGCCGTCAATTATTGGATGGTTTCGAACTGTCCGGATACGATTTGGTACTGCCACCGATTGCGGAATTTACGGATTCGCTGTTGACCGGGAAAGGTCGACACCTGGCTGTGGACACCTGCCGTTTTACCGATCAGGAAAGCGGTAAGATGATGGGGGTTCGTGCCGATATGACGCCGCAAGTCGCCCGTATCGCCACGAATCGTATCAAGCAAAAAGGCATTCAACGTCTGTGTTACGTTGGGGAAGTTCTGAAAACCCGAAATAACCGTGCAAAAGGTTCCCGTAGCCCGATTGAAGTCGGTGCGGAATTGTTCGGTCACTCTGGTGTGGAAAGCGATATCGAGGTCATCGAGTTGATGGTGTCGTCGTTAAACGGTATTGGTTTGAACGATTTGACCCTCAGTCTGGGACACGTTTCGGTGGTGGATACCCTGATGAATCAAGTCGGGTTGAGTGCAAGCCAACAGGAAACCATGGTGGATATTCTGTTGCGTAAGTCGATTCCGGAATACGACGATTTTGTTGCCTCTCTTTCCTTGTCGCCGGCTTTGACGGATGCCTTCAATGCATTGTTGTCCATGTGCGGCAGTGCCGAGGATGTGATGGCGAAAATGGATGTGTTGGCCGACGTGTCGGAGGATATGGCAACCCATTTAACTCACTTCAAAGCCGTTTTGGCACATTTCACCGCGTTTGGTAATTTGACCATTCATGTCGATTTGGCCGATATCCGGGGTTATCAATATCACACCGGGATGATTTTCAGTTGTTATGCGGCCGGTCGCAAGATGTATCAATTAGCTCGTGGTGGCCGTTACGACGGTATTGGTTCTGAATTCGGTGTCGATAAACCGGCGACCGGTTTCAGCCTGGATCTGCGTGGCGTGTTGGATCTGTTGGATCAACCGAAGTCGATGAAAAAGGATGTCGTCTATGCCCCAAACGCATACGATGCCGACCTATTGGCTGAAATCGACGGTTTGAAAGCGAAGCACACCATCGTTAAACGTTTTTATGATTTTTCAGAATTGCCGAGTGGCGCTTCTTATTTGGCGCAAACGTCTGGCACCTGGACAATCTCCGTTAAGTAA